Part of the Halopenitus persicus genome is shown below.
GATGGACGCCACAGTAGTCTGTATCGATCAGACGAAAAAATCTGTCCAGGTTGAGCCGCGTGCCGCGTGGTTTCCGCGCGGCACGCGGCCGAGCGTCGAACTCTCTGGCCAACGTGACTGGACGTGTCTACTCGGCGCAGTCACGGAAAACGGTGACTGCTTTTTCTCACGGTTCACCGAGTACGTCACCGCCGAGCACGCAAAACATTTCATTCTCGCGTTATGCAAAGAATTTGAAGAAGACTTGATCGTTGTGCTAGACGGAGCGCCGTACTTCCAGGCGTCGGCCGTCACGGATCTGGCGGCCCGTGACGACCTTGCCTTCGTCACGTTGCCTGCGTATTCGCCGGAACTCAATCCTGTCGAAGAGTGCTGGCGACAACTCCAGGATGCTCTGAGCAACCGATTCTTTGACTCGCTCGATGAACTCACGACGGCGATCGATACTGCTCTTGATCAACTGTCGCTTCCAAACGTGAGCAATTATTTCTAATGTTTACTATAATTGTAGTGCTAGTCTCTGATGTTGATTGGTTATACATCATTTTAATTGTTCTAAATTTAACACCGTGCTGTTCCCGAACCTCGTTCCTAAGTTTTGCAGCTAAGTCGCCAATATACGGTACGTGAGGCTGCATATAATGAACGATTAATCTTTTATTCGGATAATCCTCGTGTGCTTTGAGCGCAACATCAGTCACACGGTTAGGCATACGTCCTTCCATTCTCTTCTCATATGTATCATATGTTTTGATTATTTTGTAGAACGTCCCATCATCAATATCATTTGAATATACATTCGATGATACGTAGACTGTATCGTGAAACTCCCTCCCTGCGAAGTTGGATCTCATCCATTCCTCACTTTGAGACCCTTGAGAGACGACCTGTTGAAGATCTCCCTCAAACTGATTATATTCTGAAAATGTATCATATCTGCAAGCGTCTAAAATAACAAGTGTGTCCCAGTCTTCTTCCATAACCTCAATAGGATCACCAAATTGTTCGATAAGCGCATTCCGATAACGTTTCTTGAAATAATAGTTGCGAAAATTATCAGATATATAATTGACTTCTCTGGCAAATATTGACGGGTCTTTCAATCCTTTCACTAATTTTTTAATTGAATATCGTTCTGGTATGACCATAGTGGCTAGTTAGGCGGTAGGACAAAAAATATCTTATTTTACGCTTTTATGATACAGGTCGTGGTAACGACCTAGTAGTCTGGACTAACTCAATAGATTTCCCCATTCAACAGATCTCAGCCTTAATTTGGAGTATCACATTGCGGAATGCTATTACAGCAAGACGTGCGATAACTTTTCACCAAAATGGTGCGCCTAGCTACCGATCAAGAGCAGGAATTTGGACCAGTGCGAACCCGAAGGTGAGAGCGGGAATAACCGAAAACAAGGACAATCCGAACATCGCTAGCCCCTCGAATAGCATCTCGATAAGAACCATCGTCAGAATTGCGAACAGTGCTGTGCTGCGAACATCACGCAGGCCAGTGAGACAGTTCTGGTAAACTAGGGCTAAGAATCCGAAATGAACGATCCCGCCAACGACACCGCGAGTCAGAATGACATATAAGTATGTGCTGTGGATATTATTTGTCGTTTCTCCAGCTGGGAGGTATGGGGCAACCGTATTCCCGACCGGCTGAAAGCCGATGCCGAAAATTGGGTTTGCCCAAATGGCTTTCAGCGCTGCCGTCCACAATCTGATTCGGGCTGGAATGAGGTTGGGAATATCAATGTAATCCGGCAAATAGCCAAGTCCTATGGCAATTAGGTAGATGAAACCAAGGAACCCGGCCGTAATAAGTGTGTACACTCCCCAATAGTCAAAATAGTTATATAATAACACCAATCCAGCACCGATGGCGGTGGTTATGAGTGCACCCCGACTTGCACTAAAAATTACACCACCAATCAAGATCGTAAGCAAAAGCAAATCAGTTGCCTGACGACGACGGTAGTAGAACGATAAACCAGAGACAAACCCAAGTCCCGAAACAAATCCGAACGGATTGGGATTTGACAGAACCGATTTCACCGGCATAACCCGCACGTTGAGTAACGGGAGTTGTTTCGACACATCGTGAGGCGCTACGACGACGCCTACGAGGTGGTACTCACCCAAGAACAACGTCGGTAGTCCGAGAAGTGTTAGGATAACTGGAAACAGATACAGAACATACAGAAACTCGTCTAGGTCTATAGTCTGCGGGGCGATAAAAAGGAGAATAAATGAAGTCGCCAATAAAATTGGAATGCGACCCAACGTCCAGATGCTGAGTGGTGGGATTAGAGCGTGAAAGAGGTAGATCATCCAGAGGACTGCGTAGGCAACGAGCGCGTATCTGGGAATCCCGATAGAATCTGATTCCAGAACAGCGGCAGCACCAAATAGAAAGACAAGAGGAACAACTGTGATGACGTGGAAGACGGAGTTCGCCCCGGTCATATCTATCGTGCTTGAGATGATAACCAGCACGAACAGTGTAGTTGTCACTGAGAGTCGACGAACAGTAGTTTCTTTTGTGTGGATGGTTTTTGCCGTTTCGCTCATAACTACACTCGGTTGAATAGAATCAGTTAGCTATGACTATCATGGAATCATTTGAATATTTTTCGATACAGGTCGTGAGATAATTTGGCGGAACAAGATAATGATCGATATTGAGAGCGCTCAAATTCGCTTTGGTGAATAGCAGCTCTGAGTCGGGGTGGATCCGAGGCAATCTTGAGACCACTTCCATCCGAGTTTCATATGTGTGGTTAAACACTGACCAGCTGTAGAAACACTGTCATTCAACACAGCAGTGCTATCCGAAATTATAACTATAGTATATTCATCTGGTGGCATAGATTTCTGTTTTAGCCTTATTACCGTAGAATCACCGTAATTTATCGTTGATACCCTGGTCTGTGTCAAGTTATAGTTTGAAATTCTCTGGTACGAGACCAGCATATACTTCTATGATCTGATCTGCAAGATGTTCCCAGTCGAAGCGCTCGGATCGAGCGAGATCAAATCCAGCAGAGGCCAGGCGCTGTCGTTCCGTAGGTTGGTCGACAAGTGTATCCAGACTGTCTGCGAGATCCTGCGGTGTTGGTTGCCGCACGATAGTAGCTGTCTTACCATCGGTCACATACTCGGTGAAACAAGGCAGATCCGAGACAACAGCTACGTTCTCAAATGCAAGTGCGAGTTGGAGCGCACCGCTTGTCGTCCCTTCACGATATGGGAGTGCAACGATGTCAGCAAAGTAGAAATACATCCACAACTCGGCGTCTGGAATATATTTGAAATGTGTATTAACGTTCTCTGTGGTTCGTGCTCTCTGGGCATATGACTCGTCACCGTCATTAATAGGACCGACAATCCAAGGATCAAACCTTGTCTCTGTACATTCTAAAGCGTCTAGAAACGTTGCAATACCCTTGTGTTCTTTGACACCGAAAAACAGGATTACTGGATTCTCTGTTTCACCGTACGGCGACGGGGCCTTTTCTTCTATGTATCGTCGAAAACAAAGGTAGTTTCCATGGGGGATCACCGATATCGGCGTCCTGATACCGTCTTCAACCAGCTCTTGTCGTAATGCTTCTGTGTGTGTGACAAGATGGTTAACTAACTGGAAGTGCCTGTTCGCAATTGTCCTCGCAAGTGGACTGACATTACCTAGGCGACTGTCAGTTCGTTCATGAACCGTACGAACAACTGGTATGCGAAGAATCGTAAGAAGGATCGTGATATAGAGAGTGTACCACTGTGTCCGAATATGTGTGTTTATTTGTACGACATCAGGTCGGACACGGAGAAAGTACAGCAGTAATTGAATCTGCAACAGCAATGTCCGCACAACCATTACGACTTTGCTGTCGTTACCTGTATATACGAAGTGGGATTCTGTGACGTACTCGGGGAAATGTGACTCATCGTCCGACCCAGCATAGAATATGTCAATTGTCATTTCTGGGTTCGACTTATAGAGGCCACGAAGTTGGTTCAGTGCGTAGTGGTAATGACCAGCGTTCGTTCCGTAGGTGAAATAACACAGCCGCGGACCCTCTGACATATGTGATGTAATTTCTTGTGTGGAAAAGAATAATAACTTTGCTCTGATCGTGGCCGTCGCGCTAAGTCAGGAGTGAAGCGGTCGTTGGCTCGGGTGCCCTATACGAATTTGACTACCTCCAAAGTGAGATTGTATAGATATATTTGGGATTGGTGGAGCGGCAGAATTTTAGTTTCTAAGTGCTTTTACCGCTGTACCTTTTAGAATGCCAGCCACTATACCAGTACATGGATAAACAACGCATCGTATATCTCTGTAATATATTGATTTCCCTATGCTGTATAATATACGATAAATGAGAGTTGGGAGAGCGAGATGGAAGAAAAACCTAGTATGTATATACATTGAATTTCTGTGCCGATAGTATTCGAATTTCGTACATCCACTACCATTAATATCTCCCTTTTGTTTTGAAAAACGGCCGCTTGATCCACCATCCGTTGCTGATAAATGATAAATAACGGATTGAGGATGAAAATATATACGATGGCCCTCATCTCTTGCTCTAAACGAAAAGCTAAGTGATTCTCCCCAACCATCTCCTAATAAATTATTATCATACAGTGGAATATTTTCTAGTATGTCTTTTAATACGAATAATCCTGATTCGCGGACGAATGGAATATATCTCGATTTAGACACTTGTTCAAGATTATTAATAAAATCGTAATTCCAGAAATATTTTATCGCGATATTTGGTTCGGAACCATCTGAAATTGAAGATTTATTTTTGGAAGTTTCAATGACTTTTGACTGAATTATGTATTCACCATTATTTAATGAAGTAACAATTGGATTAATAAAATCATCATCCACTCTCATATCATCCTCCAAGAAACCAACCACTTTTCCAGATGACTTATCAACGCCAATTCTTTTTGCTTCCATTTGTCCATTACCGCCCCCTTGTATATATTCAGCAAAACTATTGGAAACTACTTCTCTGGTGTTATCGGTGGATCCATCATCAATAACAAGTACTTCTACCTCAGTAGTGTACGGTTTTATAGAATTTAAAAATTCTTCTAGATGACTATCCCTATTGTATGTAGGTATTACTAATGAAATGTCTGATTTCCCGAAAGTCTCAGTCACAATTATAAGTGTTTGACTACTATCTAAAATAACTTCCTATTTAGAAGAACTATCGCGTTTAGTTTGTAGCGGTGTGCCAGACGGCGGCGGTGTGTTCTAATGTTTCAGCTGCACGTTGGTGGACGGCTAAAACAGTTTGAGATGAAGTGGGTCGTTTTGTATTACGGAAGATGCGTTCGACGTTAATGTTATTTATATCATATTCGAACAAAAATCGAGGCCGTGTCGCCGGAGCGCGGTTTATAGCCAATTCGCATCATCAACGAGAAACAGCGCAGTACCAAGACGCGATGCATCTTGTGCGCCCGCCAAAATGCAGCTGCGTTCTGCGGACGTCGTCGACATCGTGTTTCTCACGAAGCTCTCGAAGGAAGATCTCAGTCAATGCAGTCGTATACGTGGAAAAGAGCCGAATATGAAGGATTGGTTTGTTGCCGGATCGACGGCCGCGTAAAGCCAAACACTGCTGATCAGTGATCCGAATCACGCTCTCGTCAACCGCAACCTGATCTGGACTGATTCCTCCTTCGAGTCGAAGATCGGCTTTCTGTACCCAAATGGACGGCTTTTCGGCTACGTGTGACAACCAGCCTCATCACGAATTAAACTGTATTCGAAAGTGAGAGACCAGCAACGTGGTGCTGCATACCGAGCTTCATCGCCCATCTAGTCCGCTTGCGCTCCACAACACCCAAATCGATCAGCCGCAACTATCGCTGAGGTGTGTGATTTCGAACATAGGGCACTCAGAAATCATCACGCTTCACTTTTCACTTAATTAACAACCAGCTAAACTCAGTCAATTACAAGGCGAAAGAACAATATCGGTCAACAATCTACGCTGTAAGAGCAATTAGCACTCAGCTACGTCTGGTAGTTCACACGATCCTTTTCAGTAACCCTTCTACTAATATGTTAGATAGATTCTAGTTCGTCTAGATCTACTCTTGGGTGTACTTCTAAGTTTCCTCCAACGGTAGAATTATATATGTGTTTTCCTTTCTCTTCAAGTATCCTTTTGGCCAAAATATGGGTTATGATCATTTGCTTATTTACGTGAGATAGTTCACCTCTTGGCATAATCTGATAACTTGACCCAAAATGATTAGAATCAGTATTTACGAAATATCCGGTATTATTTTCTATTTTTGTAGCTAACTTGCTATGTAAAACCTTATACAATAATAAGTTGATCACTGATTTCGCTAAGACACGATTAGTTGCACTAGAAGTTACAAATTTCCAACCATTAAATAGGGTGTGTCGAGGAGTCGCATAATGAGCAGGATCTAAGCCGTCATCAAACATCATATATGGTTTATGATCACTATAACCCAGATCAGTTCCAAGAAGATACATCTTACTAAAACCTAAATAATTGGCAATTTGAATTGCAGGATACATTGAATGCCAGAGATAGACTTGGTTAGAGATGTCGTCTGACCAAAAATTCAGCAATTCTTCAACATCGATTTTCTTAACATCTTCAATAGAAAGATCTTCAACAATTTTTCCACTGATGCGTGTTTCCGTTGGCTCAACCCAATCTAATCGGAATAATTTATCATTGGATTGTATATTATATGAATTACGTGATAGAGTAAAACAAAGTGTACCAATATCTAGATGCTTGGTTATCAATTCTGTACCCAGCTCTGGTACATTGAAATTCAGATAAATTGAAGGTCTCCAAGATGTTTGACTATATATTTTAGATATTCTGTTCATAGCTATTGAATGTTCACCTTCAATTCGGTGCAGTGGTGTTTTATCCAGACTAGGTCCGTTTCCTATGAGAAAAACCCGTTCACCCTCATACTTTCCATTTAGTGACTCCAAATCCATCTCGTAGGATTACCATATCTTAAGAAATAAAAACATAATGATTCCTTATGTACATACGCTTATCTCGATAGATCGTAATATATATGACAGTAGTTCAAGCGTTAGTCAAGATCGATGAAATAAGCACGATTTTCTACGGTACAAGTGCTGCTTCAAGCATCTTAGCTTTTCCTATTTTGATGTGTTGAAACACTCTAAACAATCTCTCGCTGTTTCGCCATATGTACGTCTATGAACCGCCCAGGAACCAATGACCGTTGTGAACGTGACTCGTGTGCGAGTTACTCTGACGCGCTACCGATGCCCCATCTTCGTTCGGTGAAATCCAGATCGAACAGCAGTACGGTCGGACTAGAAACGAAAGGCTAGCTGCTAGACATCTGGCATCCTCGATCACTTCGATCGCTAGAATGGCGCAAGCAAAACTGCTGTTGAATGGTTTGACGAGGAATTTCGAGAGTTCCTGAAGCAAAGATCCGAAAATCCAAGCAGACATAAATCCGCCTAAGCCGCCGCTGAACTCTCCGGTGGCGCAGATGCTGACTCGAATTTGCTGCCAGGTGGCTTTTCCATATATTTATGAAGATTAAGATAATTCTGTTATGATCCTCTGTTCACAATCTATACAATATTTGCATTTTTTGATGCCAATGATCTCATATTTTCTATTGGGATTTCATTATAGAATCCCCTCCTAATGCCATTCTCTACTGAATCGAGAATAGCATTCGTATTGGTACCAATATCATTTTCCGAATAGATTGGGTGGTTTGATCCAATGTGTTCTCTTAAGGCTTCGATTTTGAATGTATTTCCACTAAAATTAACAAGTTGTGATTTCCCTAATAATGCGAAGATACTTTCATGCCATCGCCCCCCAATATACACTTCTGAGTGGCCAAGGATGGATGCAGTTAAGTGGTGATTATTATTCGTTTTCAACAAACACGTCTCTGTATTCTCAGCAACATTTAACAGAAATGTTTCATCAGCACTTGATGCAGCTGTAAGCAGAATATTCATATCCGGAAATCGAGTTTTCATTTCGTTAACCAGTAATGCAAATTTTTTCGATTTCACATCAATAGATTGTTGAAGACCAGATCCGCCACCGACGCAGATATACGGTTTGGTGAAGTCAAATTTTGGATTTTTCTTATTGGGGTGCCAAAGTGATATAATATTCATATCGTTAAAATTATTAATATTTTTGCTTTGGATATCGTTATCCATTAACCAAGCCGCGTCAGCTGCTTGGGTACCATTTTTATGTTTGGACTGACTCTCATACTCTGTCATTGAGACTGGATCACGGAAAATAATTGAATTCATTAATGGATAAACTAAATTGACTATTGATCGAAAGCGATCCGTGTTGATTTCTAGTGTGTGGTTTATTATATGGGTCTTCAT
Proteins encoded:
- a CDS encoding glycosyltransferase; translated protein: MSEGPRLCYFTYGTNAGHYHYALNQLRGLYKSNPEMTIDIFYAGSDDESHFPEYVTESHFVYTGNDSKVVMVVRTLLLQIQLLLYFLRVRPDVVQINTHIRTQWYTLYITILLTILRIPVVRTVHERTDSRLGNVSPLARTIANRHFQLVNHLVTHTEALRQELVEDGIRTPISVIPHGNYLCFRRYIEEKAPSPYGETENPVILFFGVKEHKGIATFLDALECTETRFDPWIVGPINDGDESYAQRARTTENVNTHFKYIPDAELWMYFYFADIVALPYREGTTSGALQLALAFENVAVVSDLPCFTEYVTDGKTATIVRQPTPQDLADSLDTLVDQPTERQRLASAGFDLARSERFDWEHLADQIIEVYAGLVPENFKL
- a CDS encoding polysaccharide pyruvyl transferase family protein, with amino-acid sequence MTNALFISDTSDGGNWGCYATSSELRAILNDRVDIVNTVFLNEINITNREFILPSQYDIRYIVGESINSISEENGIIRKLYNSSRNGHHLFELLPKTASQFEHRAEKFVESGLVNDYFGNTENIDHIIINGEGSIHDSGVTKYSNGSWSLLFLAYVAKKKLGMKTHIINHTLEINTDRFRSIVNLVYPLMNSIIFRDPVSMTEYESQSKHKNGTQAADAAWLMDNDIQSKNINNFNDMNIISLWHPNKKNPKFDFTKPYICVGGGSGLQQSIDVKSKKFALLVNEMKTRFPDMNILLTAASSADETFLLNVAENTETCLLKTNNNHHLTASILGHSEVYIGGRWHESIFALLGKSQLVNFSGNTFKIEALREHIGSNHPIYSENDIGTNTNAILDSVENGIRRGFYNEIPIENMRSLASKNANIV
- a CDS encoding O-antigen ligase family protein; protein product: MSETAKTIHTKETTVRRLSVTTTLFVLVIISSTIDMTGANSVFHVITVVPLVFLFGAAAVLESDSIGIPRYALVAYAVLWMIYLFHALIPPLSIWTLGRIPILLATSFILLFIAPQTIDLDEFLYVLYLFPVILTLLGLPTLFLGEYHLVGVVVAPHDVSKQLPLLNVRVMPVKSVLSNPNPFGFVSGLGFVSGLSFYYRRRQATDLLLLTILIGGVIFSASRGALITTAIGAGLVLLYNYFDYWGVYTLITAGFLGFIYLIAIGLGYLPDYIDIPNLIPARIRLWTAALKAIWANPIFGIGFQPVGNTVAPYLPAGETTNNIHSTYLYVILTRGVVGGIVHFGFLALVYQNCLTGLRDVRSTALFAILTMVLIEMLFEGLAMFGLSLFSVIPALTFGFALVQIPALDR
- a CDS encoding glycosyltransferase family 2 protein → MTETFGKSDISLVIPTYNRDSHLEEFLNSIKPYTTEVEVLVIDDGSTDNTREVVSNSFAEYIQGGGNGQMEAKRIGVDKSSGKVVGFLEDDMRVDDDFINPIVTSLNNGEYIIQSKVIETSKNKSSISDGSEPNIAIKYFWNYDFINNLEQVSKSRYIPFVRESGLFVLKDILENIPLYDNNLLGDGWGESLSFSFRARDEGHRIYFHPQSVIYHLSATDGGSSGRFSKQKGDINGSGCTKFEYYRHRNSMYIHTRFFFHLALPTLIYRILYSIGKSIYYRDIRCVVYPCTGIVAGILKGTAVKALRN